One Nicotiana tomentosiformis chromosome 4, ASM39032v3, whole genome shotgun sequence genomic window carries:
- the LOC104101215 gene encoding serine/arginine-rich splicing factor SC35-like, giving the protein MSHFGRTGPPDIKDTFSLLVLNVTFRTTADDLFPLFDKYGKVVDVFIPRDRRTGDSRGFAFVRYKYQDEAQKAVEKLDGRVVDGREIMVQFAKYGPNAERIDKGRILEPVQNTRGRSRSHSPRSRHRDHYRDKDSKRRSRSRSRDRYDRDRYRGRDKDYRRRSRSRSPDYRKDRERGKYDEERRSRSRSHRSVSPARRSLSPRRSPSPRRTTPSRDASPDGRNHKDRSPTPKSVSPRGRRGGSRSPLPHSDADD; this is encoded by the exons ATGTCTCACTTCGGCAGAACAGGCCCTCCGGACATCAAAGATACCTTCTCTCTTCTCGTTCTCAACGTTACTTTCC GTACCACCGCTGATGACTTGTTTCCTTTATTCGATAAGTATGGAAAAGTCGTCGATGTCTTTATCCCTAGAGACCGAAG GACTGGAGATTCTAGGGGTTTTGCATTTGTACGCTACAAGTATCAGGATGAGGCTCAAAAGGCAGTGGAAAAGCTTGATG GAAGAGTTGTAGATGGTCGAGAAATAATGGTTCAATTTGCAAAGTACGGCCCAAATGCTGAGAGAAT TGACAAAGGTAGAATTTTGGAGCCTGTACAAAATACAAGAGGAAGGTCAAGAAGCCACAGTCCTAGATCAAG GCATCGTGATCATTATAGGGACAAGGATTCTAAAAGGAGAAGCCGAAGTAGAAGTAGGGACAGATATGACCGTGATAGGTACCGTGGGAGAGACAAGGATTACCGTCGTCGGAGCAGAAGCCGCAGCCCAGATTACCGCAAAGATCGCGAGAGAGGTAAATATGATGAGGAGAGGCGCAGCCGAAGCCGGTCTCATAGAAG TGTGTCCCCTGCTCGCCGTAGCCTCAGTCCTCGGAGGAGCCCTTCTCCACGTAGAACAACCCCTTCTAGGGATGCTAGTCCAGATGGACGTAATCACAAAGACCGGTCTCCAACTCCAAAGAGTGTCTCACCGCGGGGTAGACGTGGTGGTTCTCGCAGCCCCTTGCCGCATTCTGATGCTGAT GATTAA
- the LOC104101216 gene encoding serine/arginine-rich splicing factor SC35-like isoform X1, with amino-acid sequence MSHFGRTGPPDIKDTFSLLVLNVTFRTTADDLFPLFDKYGKVVDVFIPRDRRTGDSRGFAFVRYKYQDEAQKAVEKLDGRVVDGREIMVRFAKYGPNAERIDKGRILEPVNRTGGRSRSRSPRSRHRDHYRDKDSKRRSRSRSGGRYDRDRYRGRDKDYRQRSRSRSRSPDYHKARGRGKYDEERRSRSRSHGSASPVRRSPSPRRSPSPRRTTPSRDASPDGRNRKERSPTPKSVSPRGRRAGSRSPLPCSDADD; translated from the exons ATGTCTCACTTCGGAAGAACAGGCCCTCCGGACATCAAAGATACCTTCTCTCTGCTCGTTCTCAACGTTACTTTCC GTACCACTGCTGATGACTTGTTTCCTCTTTTCGATAAGTATGGAAAAGTTGTCGATGTCTTTATCCCTAGAGACCGAAG GACTGGAGATTCTAGAGGTTTTGCATTTGTGCGCTACAAGTATCAGGATGAGGCTCAAAAGGCAGTGGAAAAGCTCGATG GAAGAGTTGTAGATGGTCGAGAAATAATGGTTCGATTTGCAAAGTACGGCCCAAATGCCGAGAGAAT TGACAAAGGTAGAATTTTGGAGCCTGTAAATAGGACAGGAGGAAGGTCAAGAAGCCGTAGTCCTAGATCAAG GCATCGAGATCATTATAGGGACAAGGATTCTAAAAGGAGAAGCCGAAGTAGAAGTGGGGGGAGGTATGACCGTGATCGGTACCGTGGAAGAGACAAAGATTACCGTCAGCGGAGCAGAAGCCGCAGCCGCAGCCCGGATTATCACAAAGCTCGTGGAAGGGGTAAATATGATGAAGAGAGGCGCAGCCGAAGTCGGTCTCATGGAAG TGCCTCTCCTGTTCGTCGTAGCCCCAGTCCTCGGAGGAGCCCTTCTCCACGCAGAACAACCCCTTCTAGGGATGCTAGTCCAGATGGTCGTAATCGCAAGGAGCGGTCTCCAACTCCCAAGAGTGTCTCACCGCGTGGTAGACGTGCTGGTTCTCGCAGCCCCTTGCCATGTTCTGATGCTGAT GATTAA
- the LOC104101216 gene encoding serine/arginine-rich splicing factor SC35-like isoform X2 — MSHFGRTGPPDIKDTFSLLVLNVTFRTTADDLFPLFDKYGKVVDVFIPRDRRTGDSRGFAFVRYKYQDEAQKAVEKLDGRVVDGREIMVRFAKYGPNAERMHRDHYRDKDSKRRSRSRSGGRYDRDRYRGRDKDYRQRSRSRSRSPDYHKARGRGKYDEERRSRSRSHGSASPVRRSPSPRRSPSPRRTTPSRDASPDGRNRKERSPTPKSVSPRGRRAGSRSPLPCSDADD; from the exons ATGTCTCACTTCGGAAGAACAGGCCCTCCGGACATCAAAGATACCTTCTCTCTGCTCGTTCTCAACGTTACTTTCC GTACCACTGCTGATGACTTGTTTCCTCTTTTCGATAAGTATGGAAAAGTTGTCGATGTCTTTATCCCTAGAGACCGAAG GACTGGAGATTCTAGAGGTTTTGCATTTGTGCGCTACAAGTATCAGGATGAGGCTCAAAAGGCAGTGGAAAAGCTCGATG GAAGAGTTGTAGATGGTCGAGAAATAATGGTTCGATTTGCAAAGTACGGCCCAAATGCCGAGAGAAT GCATCGAGATCATTATAGGGACAAGGATTCTAAAAGGAGAAGCCGAAGTAGAAGTGGGGGGAGGTATGACCGTGATCGGTACCGTGGAAGAGACAAAGATTACCGTCAGCGGAGCAGAAGCCGCAGCCGCAGCCCGGATTATCACAAAGCTCGTGGAAGGGGTAAATATGATGAAGAGAGGCGCAGCCGAAGTCGGTCTCATGGAAG TGCCTCTCCTGTTCGTCGTAGCCCCAGTCCTCGGAGGAGCCCTTCTCCACGCAGAACAACCCCTTCTAGGGATGCTAGTCCAGATGGTCGTAATCGCAAGGAGCGGTCTCCAACTCCCAAGAGTGTCTCACCGCGTGGTAGACGTGCTGGTTCTCGCAGCCCCTTGCCATGTTCTGATGCTGAT GATTAA